The DNA region AGCCGCCCGCGACGCGCGTTCCGCGATCCTGGATCGCAGTATTTATGAGGATGCGCACATCTTCGCGCGCGCCCTGCATCACATGGGCAATCTGGCGGAACGGGATTATCTCGCTTATCGCAGATTGTTCGATGTGGTGGTCAATGGACTTCCGCGCCCCGATTTGCTGATCTATCTCAAAGCGCCGGTGCAGGTCTTGATGGATCGCATCCGCCGCCGTGCGCGAAATATCGAGACGGGAATCACGCCCGATTATCTCGCCCTGCTCGATTCTTTTTATGATGAATGGCTCGGCTCTTTCGACCTTTGTCCTGTCCTGACCATCCAGACAAATGACCTCGATTACGCCAATCGGCCCGCCCACTTGGAACTTGTCACCCAGCGCATTCAGGATAAACTGGCTGGCAAGGAGATCGTAGACCTGACCAGACGATAGCCAATATGTCCATTAACCTTTTGTCCCGTATCCCGCTCTTTGCCGGTCTCCCCGCCCCGGAATTGGATAGTCTGCTCTCCGCGTTGGATGTGCGCGAACTGGAAGACCGTGAGATCCTCTTCCGTGAAGGCGAACCGGGCGAACATTTCTATGTTGTGGTGAGCGGCGTGCTGGAAGTGTTGATGGCGGAGGAGACACCGGAAGAACTCCTGCTCAACGTTCTGTATGAAGGCGAATATTTCGGTGAGATGAGTCTGATCACACCGGGCGGACAGCGGACTGCCAGCGTGCGCGCGCGGGGAAAATCCACGCTGCTTTCGATGAGCCGCACCCAGTTCCTCGACCTGACAAAGAAACACCCCGAACTCGCGATCTCGATGGTGCGCGTGCTCAGTCAGCGGTTAGATGCGACCAACACTGCCACCTTCCGCGACCTCACGGAGAAGAACCGTCAACTTCAAACCGCGTACGATGAGTTGAAAGCCGCGCAGGCGCAGTTGATCGAAAAGGAACGCCTCGAGCATGAGCTTCAGCTTGCCGCCGACATCCAGTTGAGCATCCTGCCGGATGTCCTGCCCAGTTTCGACGAATTCAGTTTCGGTGCGCGTATCCTGCCTGCCCGTCAGGTGGGAGGCGATCTTTATGACGTCTTCCCGCTCAAAGGAGATCGTGTCGGTGTTCTGATCGGTGATGTGGCAGATAAAGGTGTGCCGTCTGCGTTGTTCATGGCGCGTGCCCATGCCCTG from Anaerolineales bacterium includes:
- a CDS encoding deoxynucleoside kinase, with the protein product MAKHLVLVAGNIGAGKTTLTERIGARLGWWTGYESVADNPYLSDFYGDMHAWSFHLQIFFLGHRAEQYLEAARDARSAILDRSIYEDAHIFARALHHMGNLAERDYLAYRRLFDVVVNGLPRPDLLIYLKAPVQVLMDRIRRRARNIETGITPDYLALLDSFYDEWLGSFDLCPVLTIQTNDLDYANRPAHLELVTQRIQDKLAGKEIVDLTRR
- a CDS encoding SpoIIE family protein phosphatase, translated to MSINLLSRIPLFAGLPAPELDSLLSALDVRELEDREILFREGEPGEHFYVVVSGVLEVLMAEETPEELLLNVLYEGEYFGEMSLITPGGQRTASVRARGKSTLLSMSRTQFLDLTKKHPELAISMVRVLSQRLDATNTATFRDLTEKNRQLQTAYDELKAAQAQLIEKERLEHELQLAADIQLSILPDVLPSFDEFSFGARILPARQVGGDLYDVFPLKGDRVGVLIGDVADKGVPSALFMARAHALLMAEADIGLTAGEVLRLVNMHITRLQKSTQFVTVLYGILDLKTREFSYARAGHEPPLLLHADGSVERIPHSPGMALGLWETIVLDERALTLQPGDTLLLYTDGMTDCRNPKGEPFGLERIKTVLSGYAKMNAQQMCDHMLDTLQKYQDGCKQDDDVTLVAVTTRAD